From a single Helicovermis profundi genomic region:
- a CDS encoding alanine/glycine:cation symporter family protein, whose amino-acid sequence MPESNIIISQIGDFVWGPVLIILLMGTGIILSFATKLIHFRKIRLSFRLLFSRDIVGDGDITPFQALMTSLAATIGTGNIAGVASAIASGGPGAVFWMWITAAVGGATKYSEALLSIKYRTKNSVGEQSGGPMYYIKLGMNDVYSGNWSWLGWIFALFGCIASFGIGNMVQSNYVAQSIFTSIGLSPIITGVIVTIAIGLVTIGGIKSIGKVTEKIVPLMMVIYVSGALIILALNYKVIPSSFSLIFKYAFSSNAVAGGFFGTVVRYGVARGLFSNEAGLGSAPIAHAAARNNNPATQGLIASLGVFLDTFLICTVTALVILSSGLIHFDPTSGLMSIAGNLSGAALATTAFDTALPGGFGGFIVAFGMIFFSFSTILGWYYYGSKCFEYLVGVKLVEVYKWLWIVLVFFGAISSFNLIMNISDIFNALMAFPNLIALLALSPVIYKTTKNFRKNPIEKKIEL is encoded by the coding sequence TAGAAAAATACGACTTTCATTTAGATTGCTTTTTTCAAGAGATATTGTAGGAGACGGTGATATAACACCCTTCCAAGCTCTAATGACATCTCTAGCTGCGACAATTGGAACAGGAAATATCGCAGGTGTTGCTTCAGCAATAGCGTCTGGCGGACCGGGAGCTGTTTTTTGGATGTGGATTACAGCAGCGGTTGGTGGTGCTACTAAATATAGTGAAGCTTTACTTTCTATAAAATATAGAACTAAAAATTCCGTCGGAGAACAATCAGGTGGACCCATGTATTATATAAAGCTTGGAATGAATGACGTTTACAGTGGAAATTGGAGTTGGCTTGGCTGGATTTTTGCTTTATTTGGATGTATTGCTTCTTTTGGAATAGGCAATATGGTACAGTCAAATTACGTTGCCCAGTCAATATTCACATCAATTGGACTTTCACCAATAATCACTGGTGTTATTGTTACCATTGCTATTGGACTTGTTACAATCGGTGGTATAAAATCAATTGGTAAAGTTACAGAAAAAATAGTTCCTCTTATGATGGTTATTTATGTGAGTGGAGCATTAATAATACTTGCATTAAATTATAAAGTAATTCCTTCTTCATTCTCTCTTATTTTCAAATATGCATTTTCATCCAATGCAGTTGCAGGAGGTTTTTTTGGAACTGTTGTTAGGTACGGTGTTGCAAGAGGTTTGTTTTCAAATGAAGCGGGACTCGGATCAGCTCCAATAGCGCATGCTGCCGCGAGAAACAATAATCCCGCTACACAAGGATTAATTGCGTCACTTGGAGTTTTTCTTGATACATTTTTAATATGTACAGTAACTGCACTTGTTATACTAAGTTCAGGACTCATTCATTTTGATCCTACTTCTGGACTTATGAGTATTGCAGGAAATTTATCAGGTGCAGCACTTGCTACAACTGCTTTTGACACTGCACTTCCAGGTGGATTCGGAGGTTTTATAGTCGCATTTGGTATGATATTTTTTTCATTTTCTACTATTTTAGGTTGGTATTACTATGGATCGAAATGTTTTGAATATTTAGTTGGAGTAAAACTAGTTGAAGTTTATAAATGGCTTTGGATAGTATTAGTGTTTTTCGGGGCGATAAGTTCATTTAATTTAATTATGAATATTTCTGATATCTTTAATGCTCTTATGGCATTTCCAAATTTAATTGCACTTCTAGCACTTTCGCCTGTAATTTATAAAACAACTAAAAACTTTAGAAAAAACCCTATTGAAAAAAAAATTGAACTTTAA
- the selD gene encoding selenide, water dikinase SelD has product MNTKKIKLTDYSQGSGUGSKLGPETLAQVLCNLPKFEDENLIIGLETSDDAAVYKIDDEKAIIQTLDFFTPIVDDPYMFGQIAAANSLSDVYAMGGEPTIALNIVAFPTCLDMNILSEILRGGAEKVKEAGAILVGGHSVDDPEPKYGLSVTGMVHPDKVLSNSSAKPGDVLVLTKPIGTGILSTCIKADMLSKEEIDKISFVMSYLNKDAADGIKQVNVNSCTDITGFGLAGHAYEMAKGSQVTVELDFNKIPILNETISNAEMGLIPAGTYRNRDYIEGEYLIDDSLEEYVLDIVFDPQTSGGLLISLPEKEALKLMNIYKTTLKTEFAVVGRVLEKEDFSLIIK; this is encoded by the coding sequence ATGAATACTAAAAAAATAAAATTAACAGATTATAGTCAGGGATCTGGCTGAGGTTCGAAACTCGGACCCGAGACACTTGCACAAGTTTTGTGTAATTTACCTAAATTCGAAGATGAAAATTTAATAATAGGACTCGAAACATCAGATGATGCTGCAGTATACAAAATTGATGATGAAAAAGCAATCATACAGACATTAGACTTTTTTACACCAATTGTGGATGACCCATATATGTTTGGGCAAATTGCAGCAGCAAATTCTTTAAGCGACGTTTATGCAATGGGAGGTGAGCCAACTATTGCACTAAATATAGTAGCTTTTCCAACTTGCCTTGATATGAATATATTAAGTGAAATATTAAGAGGAGGAGCTGAAAAAGTAAAAGAAGCAGGAGCTATATTAGTCGGTGGACATTCAGTTGATGATCCTGAGCCAAAATATGGACTTAGTGTTACTGGAATGGTCCATCCTGACAAAGTACTTTCAAATTCAAGTGCAAAGCCTGGTGATGTTTTAGTACTCACAAAGCCAATTGGAACAGGAATTTTAAGTACATGTATAAAGGCGGATATGCTTTCAAAAGAAGAAATAGATAAAATATCTTTTGTTATGTCTTATTTAAATAAAGATGCAGCTGATGGAATAAAACAAGTGAATGTTAATTCTTGTACAGATATTACTGGTTTTGGACTTGCTGGGCATGCATATGAAATGGCAAAGGGAAGCCAAGTAACAGTAGAATTAGATTTTAATAAAATTCCAATTTTAAATGAAACAATATCAAATGCGGAAATGGGATTAATACCAGCAGGTACTTATAGAAATAGAGATTATATTGAAGGTGAGTATCTTATAGATGATTCACTTGAGGAATATGTACTTGATATAGTGTTTGATCCACAAACGTCAGGGGGATTATTAATATCACTTCCTGAAAAAGAAGCATTAAAGTTAATGAACATATATAAAACTACATTAAAAACAGAATTTGCGGTAGTAGGAAGAGTTTTAGAAAAAGAAGATTTTTCTTTAATAATTAAATAA
- a CDS encoding helix-hairpin-helix domain-containing protein has product MKLKKKEIILLIIALSLMLIIKLVDEVKIHYEDKKNLVLLKEELKTNDKNLKIKVYILGEVEKEGSYELDYGSRIEDVTKIAVLKDTADLTRINLVEYLEDGEKILIPKIDEQLFDGKNKLSLEKFNLLKAKELLAIPGIGQVYADRIINYRNKNGSFKSFEELMNVKGIGEKKYENMKEYFIIE; this is encoded by the coding sequence ATGAAATTAAAAAAGAAAGAAATAATACTATTAATTATTGCGCTATCTCTTATGCTAATTATAAAATTAGTTGATGAAGTTAAGATTCATTATGAAGATAAAAAGAATTTAGTTTTATTAAAAGAAGAACTAAAAACAAATGATAAAAATTTAAAGATAAAAGTTTATATATTGGGTGAAGTTGAGAAAGAAGGTAGTTATGAACTAGACTATGGTTCAAGAATTGAAGATGTTACAAAAATAGCAGTATTAAAAGATACTGCGGATTTGACTAGAATAAATTTAGTTGAATATTTAGAAGATGGAGAAAAAATTCTGATTCCTAAAATTGATGAACAACTTTTTGATGGTAAAAATAAACTTTCATTAGAAAAATTTAATTTATTAAAAGCAAAAGAATTACTGGCTATTCCGGGAATTGGTCAAGTCTATGCCGATAGAATTATTAATTATAGAAATAAAAATGGATCTTTTAAATCATTTGAGGAGTTAATGAATGTAAAAGGAATTGGCGAAAAAAAATATGAAAATATGAAAGAATACTTTATAATAGAATAA
- a CDS encoding D-alanyl-D-alanine carboxypeptidase family protein, translating to MKLFYKIIALTLLMSLFISSLSFASVPEIVAKSAILIDGNTGQILYEKDSHKEMYPASTTKILTALIILENHKLDEIVTIDKDTPFTTGSRIYVIDGEKFTVKELLYAMLLESANDAAVALAKFHSGSVEEFSKVMNFRAKEIGATNSNFVNPNGLPNKEHHSSAYDLALIGKEAMKNETFSKIVSTYKYNIKPTNKQSETRYLTSSNKFLYASGSKNKISYKGKNIDIKYDSIVGIKTGYTDLARQCFVSAIKKDGKYLIAVILKSEGKNIYVDSRTLLDYGVDNYNYVTIFKKNDILANIKVASDKEIPITSDKDINVLISKKDSNLTITKEIKLDKDIKLPYKADQVIGHVNILVATKTIASIPLIAPYEITDKPLLSDKTINLANSNNKISKTTVLFIILKVLLAIIIWRFIMTLINLIKRKFIKRN from the coding sequence ATGAAATTATTTTATAAAATTATAGCCTTAACACTTTTAATGAGTTTATTTATATCATCTTTATCTTTTGCATCTGTACCTGAAATTGTTGCTAAATCTGCAATACTCATTGATGGAAATACAGGTCAAATTCTTTACGAGAAAGATTCACATAAAGAAATGTATCCAGCAAGTACAACCAAAATACTAACTGCACTTATAATACTTGAAAATCATAAACTTGATGAAATAGTTACAATTGATAAAGATACTCCCTTTACCACGGGAAGCAGAATATATGTAATTGATGGAGAAAAATTCACAGTAAAAGAACTCCTTTATGCAATGCTTTTAGAATCAGCAAATGATGCTGCTGTTGCACTAGCAAAATTTCATTCTGGAAGTGTAGAAGAATTTTCTAAAGTAATGAATTTTCGTGCAAAGGAAATAGGAGCTACAAATTCTAACTTTGTAAATCCAAATGGGCTTCCAAATAAAGAACATCATTCAAGTGCTTACGATTTAGCGTTAATTGGAAAAGAAGCCATGAAAAACGAAACTTTTAGTAAAATAGTTTCTACATACAAATATAATATAAAACCTACAAACAAACAAAGCGAAACTAGATATTTAACTAGTAGCAATAAATTTTTATATGCTTCTGGTTCAAAAAATAAAATTTCTTATAAAGGTAAAAATATTGACATAAAATACGATAGTATTGTTGGAATAAAAACCGGATACACTGACTTAGCTAGGCAGTGTTTTGTTTCAGCTATAAAAAAAGATGGAAAATACTTAATCGCAGTTATTTTAAAAAGTGAAGGCAAAAATATTTATGTAGATTCAAGAACACTTCTCGACTATGGAGTAGATAATTATAATTACGTAACTATTTTTAAAAAGAATGATATACTAGCTAACATAAAAGTTGCAAGCGATAAAGAAATTCCAATAACTTCAGATAAAGATATTAATGTATTAATATCAAAAAAGGATTCTAATTTAACCATAACAAAAGAAATTAAATTGGATAAAGATATTAAACTTCCATACAAAGCAGATCAAGTAATAGGGCATGTAAATATTCTTGTAGCCACTAAAACTATAGCTAGTATTCCATTAATTGCACCATATGAAATTACTGATAAACCTCTTCTAAGTGACAAAACAATTAATCTTGCAAACTCAAATAATAAAATTTCTAAAACTACTGTCCTATTCATTATATTAAAAGTTTTACTTGCTATAATTATTTGGAGATTTATTATGACACTTATAAATTTAATAAAACGTAAATTTATTAAACGTAATTAG
- a CDS encoding RidA family protein — protein sequence MALKVLATKNAPAAVGPYSQGMQSGGFVYVSGQLPIDPSTSLMVKDTIENATRMSLENCKAIIESAGLTLNDVVKAEIFIKDMNEFGAMNSVYGEYFTDHKPARACVEVARLPLDAKIEIQMIAYK from the coding sequence ATGGCTTTAAAAGTATTGGCAACTAAAAATGCACCAGCAGCAGTAGGACCATATTCACAAGGTATGCAATCAGGGGGATTTGTATATGTATCAGGACAACTTCCAATTGATCCTTCAACAAGTTTAATGGTGAAAGATACTATAGAAAATGCTACTAGAATGTCTTTAGAGAACTGCAAAGCTATTATAGAGTCAGCAGGACTTACGTTGAATGATGTAGTTAAAGCTGAGATTTTTATAAAAGATATGAATGAGTTTGGGGCTATGAACTCAGTTTATGGTGAGTATTTTACAGATCATAAGCCAGCAAGAGCATGTGTAGAAGTTGCAAGACTTCCATTAGATGCAAAAATTGAAATTCAAATGATTGCGTACAAATAA
- a CDS encoding helix-turn-helix transcriptional regulator, whose product MEKKLHPILKSYIPLVNGLAETFGNNCEVVLHDFTNLQNSIVAIANGHITGRDIGSPMTELSLNKVTNGKTDKDSINYTEKSMDGRVLKSSTMFIKDEFEKVIGCFCLNFDITELVAARNVMNGIMKVTKENEYVKNIDNVNKVNDVLMDIVNDTIEAKGKPVAYLSKDEKVSIVQKLDNQGAFLIKGAIDYVAKVLCVSRYTIYNYLDEIRVDK is encoded by the coding sequence ATGGAAAAAAAATTACATCCAATTCTAAAAAGCTATATTCCTCTTGTGAACGGACTTGCTGAAACATTTGGAAATAACTGTGAAGTTGTACTTCATGATTTTACGAACTTACAAAATTCAATTGTTGCAATCGCAAATGGTCATATTACAGGTAGAGATATTGGTAGTCCGATGACTGAACTGTCTTTAAATAAAGTTACAAATGGAAAAACAGATAAAGATTCTATTAACTATACAGAAAAAAGCATGGATGGTAGAGTTTTAAAATCAAGCACAATGTTTATTAAAGATGAATTTGAAAAGGTAATAGGGTGTTTTTGTCTAAATTTTGATATAACTGAACTAGTTGCTGCTAGAAATGTTATGAACGGCATTATGAAAGTTACAAAAGAGAATGAATATGTAAAAAATATTGATAATGTAAATAAAGTTAATGATGTCTTAATGGATATTGTAAATGATACAATTGAAGCTAAAGGTAAACCAGTAGCATATTTATCGAAAGATGAGAAAGTTTCAATTGTTCAAAAACTTGATAATCAGGGAGCATTTTTAATAAAAGGCGCAATTGATTACGTTGCAAAGGTTTTATGTGTTTCAAGATATACAATTTATAATTATTTAGATGAGATTAGAGTAGACAAATAG
- the leuS gene encoding leucine--tRNA ligase gives MEYNFSEIEKKWQNKWNDDKAFKVTEDSEKEKYYCLEMFPYPSGKLHMGHVRNYSIGDVIARYKSMKGFNVLHPIGWDSFGLPAENAAIAHQIHPDIWTTANIDEMKVQLKTLGISYDWDREVATCKEDYYKWTQWLFTKFFENGLAYKKKSPVNWCPSCETVLANEQVVGGVCERCDSAVVKKNLSQWYLKITDYAERLLQDMDKLDGWPDKVKLMQKNWIGKSIGAELDFEIENFDKSLKVFTTRPDTIYGATYMVLAPEHPYAKELVKGLAVEKSLDEFVLKLQHLSEIERTSTEVEKEGLFLERYAINPLNGSKMPIYVANYVLTDYGTGAIMAVPAHDERDFEFAKKYNLEIVPVIDSNDDNIDINNLEKAFISEGSMINSGEFNGMANKEASEKIIEKLSNQKIGKKTINYRLRDWLVSRQRYWGAPIPIVTCPKCGEVAIKEENLPVLLPKDVEFTGKGESPLKTSDTFKYTACPKCGGKAERETDTMDTFVDSSWYFLRYTDPKNDKEVFDFKKAEYWMDVDQYIGGVEHAILHLLYARFFTKVMYDLKIAPVDEPFKNLLTQGMVLKDGSKMSKSKGNVVSPNKIIEKYGTDTARLFVLFAAPPERDLEWNDDAVEGTFKFINRVWRLVDELKDTIKEGELKINSKEEKHLNYSLNKSIQKITFDIEERFNFNTAISSVMELINETYKYKEKFKENLNAELLNNIVKDVLLVLAPFAPHFTEELWSQIGGSGSIHKESWPTFDESALVLDEKEIVIQINGKVKEKMVVSSSITKDELEKMALESEKITILIESKKIIKVIVVPGKLVNIVVK, from the coding sequence ATGGAATATAATTTTAGTGAAATTGAAAAGAAATGGCAAAATAAGTGGAATGATGATAAGGCGTTTAAAGTGACAGAAGATAGTGAAAAAGAAAAATACTACTGCTTAGAGATGTTTCCCTACCCATCAGGAAAACTACATATGGGTCATGTTAGAAACTACTCGATTGGAGATGTAATAGCAAGATACAAGAGTATGAAAGGATTTAATGTACTTCATCCAATAGGATGGGATTCTTTTGGACTTCCAGCTGAAAATGCTGCTATAGCACATCAGATACATCCGGATATTTGGACAACAGCTAATATTGATGAGATGAAAGTTCAACTTAAAACATTAGGTATAAGTTATGATTGGGATAGAGAAGTTGCAACTTGCAAAGAGGATTATTACAAATGGACTCAGTGGTTATTTACAAAATTCTTTGAAAATGGTTTGGCATATAAGAAAAAATCGCCTGTGAACTGGTGTCCTTCATGTGAAACTGTACTTGCAAACGAGCAAGTTGTTGGCGGTGTATGCGAAAGATGTGATAGTGCTGTAGTTAAGAAGAACTTATCGCAGTGGTACCTAAAAATTACTGATTACGCAGAAAGATTATTACAAGATATGGATAAATTAGATGGTTGGCCAGATAAAGTAAAGTTGATGCAAAAAAATTGGATTGGAAAGTCAATTGGTGCGGAACTAGATTTTGAAATAGAAAATTTTGATAAATCACTTAAAGTATTTACAACTAGACCTGATACAATTTACGGTGCTACTTATATGGTATTAGCTCCTGAACATCCTTATGCTAAAGAGCTTGTTAAAGGCTTAGCTGTAGAAAAATCATTGGATGAATTTGTACTTAAACTTCAGCATTTATCTGAAATTGAGAGAACTTCAACAGAAGTAGAAAAAGAAGGTTTATTTTTAGAAAGATATGCAATTAATCCTCTAAATGGCAGTAAAATGCCTATTTATGTTGCAAATTATGTTTTAACTGATTATGGTACTGGTGCTATTATGGCGGTTCCAGCGCATGATGAAAGAGACTTTGAATTTGCAAAAAAATATAATTTGGAAATTGTGCCGGTAATAGATTCAAATGATGATAATATTGATATAAATAACCTTGAAAAAGCATTTATTTCAGAAGGTTCTATGATAAATTCTGGTGAATTTAATGGAATGGCAAATAAAGAAGCCTCTGAGAAAATAATAGAAAAATTATCTAATCAAAAAATAGGTAAGAAAACAATTAATTATAGATTAAGAGATTGGCTTGTATCAAGGCAAAGATATTGGGGAGCACCTATTCCAATTGTAACTTGTCCAAAGTGTGGGGAAGTAGCAATTAAAGAAGAAAATTTACCTGTACTTCTTCCAAAGGACGTTGAATTTACTGGAAAAGGAGAATCTCCACTTAAAACTAGTGATACTTTTAAATATACAGCGTGTCCAAAATGTGGTGGAAAAGCTGAAAGAGAAACGGATACAATGGATACTTTTGTCGATTCAAGTTGGTATTTTTTAAGATATACTGACCCTAAAAATGACAAAGAAGTATTTGATTTTAAAAAAGCTGAATATTGGATGGATGTAGATCAGTATATAGGTGGGGTTGAACATGCAATACTTCATTTACTATATGCGCGTTTCTTTACTAAAGTAATGTATGATTTGAAAATTGCTCCAGTTGATGAACCTTTTAAAAATCTTCTTACACAAGGAATGGTTCTTAAAGATGGATCAAAAATGTCTAAATCTAAAGGTAATGTAGTTAGTCCAAATAAGATTATTGAAAAATATGGTACAGACACTGCAAGACTATTTGTATTATTTGCAGCTCCTCCAGAAAGAGATTTAGAGTGGAATGATGATGCGGTTGAAGGAACCTTTAAATTTATTAATAGAGTTTGGAGATTAGTCGATGAATTAAAAGATACTATTAAAGAAGGCGAGCTTAAAATTAATTCAAAAGAAGAAAAACATTTGAATTATTCTCTTAATAAATCAATTCAAAAGATTACATTTGATATAGAAGAAAGATTTAATTTTAATACTGCAATAAGTTCTGTTATGGAATTAATTAATGAAACATACAAATATAAAGAAAAATTTAAAGAAAATTTAAATGCTGAGCTTTTAAATAATATAGTTAAAGATGTTTTGTTAGTACTTGCACCATTTGCACCTCATTTTACTGAAGAACTTTGGAGTCAAATTGGTGGAAGTGGAAGTATCCATAAAGAAAGTTGGCCAACATTTGATGAGTCAGCCTTAGTATTAGATGAAAAAGAAATAGTAATTCAAATAAATGGAAAAGTTAAAGAAAAAATGGTTGTAAGTTCAAGTATTACAAAAGATGAACTTGAAAAAATGGCACTTGAGAGTGAAAAAATTACTATATTAATTGAAAGTAAAAAAATTATTAAAGTTATTGTTGTTCCAGGAAAGCTTGTAAATATTGTAGTAAAATAA
- the rsfS gene encoding ribosome silencing factor has product MQEMQEIKDLAFEIANLVDDRKGEDILLMDLTNSSNLADYYVVASASSDRQVGAIAEHIEDELEKQGIFVKRKDGHRSKKWIILDYVDIIVHIFYKEEREFYKLEKVLANSKIIEFNAAN; this is encoded by the coding sequence ATGCAGGAAATGCAAGAAATTAAGGATTTGGCTTTTGAAATTGCTAATTTAGTTGATGATAGAAAAGGTGAAGATATTTTATTAATGGATTTAACAAATTCATCAAATCTAGCTGATTATTATGTTGTAGCTTCGGCGTCATCTGATAGACAAGTTGGTGCGATAGCTGAACATATTGAAGATGAACTTGAAAAACAAGGAATCTTCGTAAAAAGAAAAGATGGACACAGATCAAAGAAATGGATAATACTTGATTATGTTGATATTATAGTTCATATTTTTTATAAAGAAGAGAGAGAGTTCTATAAACTTGAGAAAGTGTTAGCGAATTCAAAAATTATTGAATTTAATGCTGCTAATTGA
- the yqeK gene encoding bis(5'-nucleosyl)-tetraphosphatase (symmetrical) YqeK → MNYEKHKRIIKSRLKPSRFNHTLNVVKMASKLARIHGANEEKVVMGALYHDYAKNLSDQELKAYIKHNNLKIDHFVWQNIFLSHGVVAAYMLEKEHNINDLDILNAIKYHTFGRRNMSLIEKIVYIADAIEIDRKYKHVDFIRELSYENIDVAIITYIDYFIEFAIKENKIIHLNTLDLRNEILENGILPRRV, encoded by the coding sequence GTGAATTATGAAAAACATAAAAGAATAATAAAGTCGAGATTAAAACCTTCAAGGTTTAATCATACACTTAATGTTGTTAAAATGGCATCGAAATTAGCAAGAATTCATGGTGCTAATGAAGAAAAAGTGGTTATGGGTGCATTGTATCATGATTATGCTAAAAATCTGTCTGATCAAGAATTAAAAGCTTATATAAAACATAATAACCTTAAAATTGATCATTTTGTTTGGCAAAATATTTTTCTTTCACATGGAGTGGTAGCTGCCTATATGTTAGAAAAAGAACATAATATAAATGACTTAGATATATTAAATGCTATTAAGTATCATACTTTTGGCAGACGAAATATGAGTTTAATAGAGAAAATTGTATATATAGCCGATGCAATTGAAATTGATAGAAAATATAAACATGTGGATTTTATTAGGGAATTAAGCTATGAAAACATCGATGTAGCTATAATTACTTATATAGATTATTTTATTGAATTTGCTATAAAAGAAAACAAAATAATTCATTTAAATACTTTAGATTTAAGAAATGAAATTTTAGAAAATGGAATTTTGCCTAGGAGGGTATAA
- the nadD gene encoding nicotinate-nucleotide adenylyltransferase — MYQKNNYKVGIMGGTFDPIHYGHLVIAEQVRERFLLDKVIFVPVGKAPHKEGVEVDKFDRFNMVKLAIESNSNFEISSIEIDKHKKTYTIDTIKELKNNIDAEIFFITGSDAILMIDTWKDYKELLSLVKFIGATRPGVKKKQLENKINEIYRDVGEKILLTSIPKLEISSTDIRRRVKNKKSIKYLLPEKVEEYIYSKSLYLIKK; from the coding sequence ATGTATCAAAAAAATAATTACAAAGTTGGAATTATGGGTGGTACCTTTGATCCTATTCATTATGGTCATTTAGTTATAGCAGAGCAAGTAAGAGAAAGATTTTTACTAGACAAAGTTATATTTGTTCCAGTTGGAAAAGCACCTCATAAAGAGGGCGTTGAAGTTGATAAATTTGATAGATTTAATATGGTTAAATTAGCAATTGAATCTAATTCAAATTTTGAAATTTCTTCAATCGAGATAGATAAACATAAAAAGACATATACAATTGATACTATAAAAGAGTTAAAAAATAATATTGATGCAGAAATATTTTTTATTACAGGTTCAGATGCTATTCTTATGATCGACACTTGGAAGGATTATAAAGAACTACTTTCTTTAGTCAAATTTATTGGAGCTACAAGACCTGGGGTAAAAAAGAAACAACTAGAAAATAAAATTAATGAAATATATAGAGACGTAGGAGAAAAAATATTACTTACGTCTATTCCAAAACTTGAAATATCATCAACTGATATAAGGAGAAGAGTCAAGAATAAAAAAAGTATTAAATATTTACTTCCTGAAAAAGTTGAAGAATATATTTATAGTAAATCTCTTTATTTAATAAAAAAATAA
- a CDS encoding YhbY family RNA-binding protein, with product MLNSKQRKYLKSMANGLKPIAQLGKDGVTEAFLKQLDIMLENKELVKVNVLETNMLDAKGACNDVCKAINAEFVQAIGRKFVIYKESREKEKDEKIRLPR from the coding sequence ATGTTAAATAGTAAACAAAGAAAATATTTAAAGTCAATGGCCAATGGACTTAAGCCAATAGCTCAACTTGGCAAAGATGGAGTAACAGAAGCGTTTTTGAAACAACTTGATATAATGCTTGAAAATAAAGAACTTGTTAAAGTAAATGTACTTGAAACAAATATGCTTGACGCAAAGGGAGCTTGTAACGACGTATGTAAAGCAATAAATGCAGAATTTGTGCAAGCAATTGGAAGAAAATTTGTCATTTATAAAGAATCTAGAGAAAAAGAAAAAGATGAAAAAATTAGACTGCCTAGATAG